The stretch of DNA TGGTGACTTCTCCTGCCCCTCCAAACAGTACACGTATAGAACATCGTCATCTGTTGAACCGACCTCCGGGGagacgggggcgggggaggtaCTCTGCCCCAGCACGTGAGCTTCCCTGTGCCCTCGACAGACCTATAGGACCACTGGGGCATAGTGGATGGACACTTGTCAGCCCGTGCCCCAGCCGGCCACCGAAGCAGAGAGCGGGTGGCGAGCATCGGGGCTACGCAGCCACCGAGTCCCCGGTCCCACCCCATCAGGTCAGGGGGAGGGCcttaaacaaagcaaaaccttTAACCCCAGGGCCCTCGCCTCACCCCTCCACAGGCACCGAGCGTGCCTACCGCTGCCCCCGGGGCTACCTGCTCTTGCATCCCAGGCTCTCGGCCCGTCCACCGCCCTCTTGCAGGGCCTCAGTGGCTCCGTGCACAGGACTAGGCCTGCCTGGCACAGCgcccccctctcccactcccagcgCGCCCACAGCCACCTGTCACACAGGGAGGGGGACGCGCAGAGTTCTGTCTGTTTATTGACCAGAGCGGGGTTGGGGGGATAGGCGGCAGGAGCCACGGGAGCCGGAGCGGGGCCAGGGCCGGGCCGCGCTACCTGCGGTACCAAATCCTCAGCTTCTTCTCTCGCTTGATCTTCCTCTGCAGCTGCAGGATGCCGTACAGCAGCGCCTCGGCCGTGGGCGGGCAGCCTGCGGGATGGGCCCTGCCTCAGTCTCCTTGCCCACCGCGGGTGGCCAGATCCCGCCCTGcgcccccttccccgccccaaCCGGTGCTGGCATGCTGGGAACTGTGTCCCCCTGCGGCCGCCACCGCCCGCCGGGGCACTGACAGACCCCTGCTGCTTGGCAAAGTGCGCCTCCATGGGGATGGTCAAAGGGGAGGCTGGGCACAGCAGCTGGAGGCCACATGGGCCCTGGGACCAGAAGGGGGCAGCAGAGCCATGTGCAGGGAGGGGTCTGAGGGGGCCAGGGCACGGTCTCCAGCACCGCCTCTAGCCTGTACTGTCCAGGCTGGGGATTCGACCCATCACAGGGAAGGAGCCACTGAGTTTCTGACTCTGGTAGTCAAGCCAAGGGCAGTGAGGACGATTGGGCTGCCCGTTCTGGGCCCAGCTGCCCTGTCCACTAGCCCGATGACCTGgcctggggcctctgggaggaCAAGCACAGGTAGCCCGCTGACCCTGGGCCACGCTAGCCCCTGGTGGTAGTGCGCCcttggaaagcagggagggatgggggagtcTGGGGGCAGGACAGCCAGGCCGGGCAGGGAGGCCCACACGGTCCACAGGAGAGGAAGCCCTGGggcccccatccccaccaccccaccagaAGCAGAGGGACAGGTCACCTCCCAGGGGGAGCGGCCCGGAAGGACAACCACAGGCACAGCTGGTCCTCAGCCCAGAATCCGGCAGTgctgtccccagagcccacctggTGGAGGGGGCTGGGCTCCGAGGGGAGACCTGCCCTCGGTCACACAGGCAACGGGGCAGCTGGGCAGGGCCTGGCCTCTATCCGCAGGATGGATTCTCCTGTGCCCACCCCCCCAGACGGGCCCCAGCACCCCACAATGGGGAACACCCCGGGGGCTGGCGTGGCCAAGGCCCTCAGCAAATGTCTCCAGAACGCTAATCACCACCAACCACCATCCCTCTGAAGGGCACCAGAGTGTCGTGACCTAAACCTTCCCGGGCAGCCTGGAGTCGGGGCCTCCAGTGGCCTCTACTCCACTCGCCTTGCCGGGGCTCAAGCTGGGCTTCCTGTGGGGGCACTGCGAACCCAGGAACACGGGTCTCCGTCTGCAGGCTGAGCACCACCGGCTGAACCCTGACCTCTGACacagggagggcagaggccccGGGCCCAAGCGCGGCCAGACACAGGCTTCACGCAGACACGCGGTCCTTTTCCAGGGACACGGATCGCAGACGCTCCTCGCTTTCCCGACGCACGTGACTGCGTCGGGCGTTTCCATCTGTGCCGTCCGGCCACCCCGGCGACCTGGGCTCCAAGGGAGCCGCGCCCTCCTTCATGAGAACGAGACCCCATGCGCCCCGGCCCTGACGTCGGCAACCGTTCTGTTTTCTAACTGCGTCTCTCTGGCTTGTGTCCGCCACGTGGAACCACGCAAAGTGGGTCCGCAGACGGCCGAGGAGCCGTCCTCACGCGGCGCAGGCGCAGGCTTCCTCCCGCACCGGCCTGGGCCCCCGGCTGGGTAAGACCAAGACTCTGCAGCTGGGGAGACCTTCAGGGCACAGGGAGGAGGCGGCTGGGGCTTCACTCTTCTGCTTGGGCCTACAGCGGTTTGCCTGGGAAGGGCGGGAGCCCGCAGCCCCTGCAGGGGTGTGGCGAGCCGGGGACACGGACGGGGCAGGCTCACCTGGGACGTAGATGTCCACGGGCACGATGCGGTCACAGCCCCTCACCACGGAGTATGAGTAGTGGTAGTAGCCTCCTCCGTTGGCACAGCTGGAGGGAGCGGCACGGTGAGCGGCATGCTGGCCGCcggccctgccccccacctgcctcctggTGCAGAGAGGAACCAGGAATGGGCAGGACGGGGACGCGCAGTCCCTGAAGAGAGGAACGGCCACCCGAGGCCTTCGGTGGAACCAGGGAGACTGAAGCAAATGGACGGCCGCAGGGAGGGGACCAGACACAGGAGGCCCCACGGGGTGTGAGTCCACACGTGTGACACGCCCACAGATGGGGAGGGGACTCGCGGGGGCTGGGGTCCAGGAGAGGGGTCGGGGGGATGACGGGAACATTTCCTTGAAggatgatggaatgttctggaaacaGGGGCTACAGTGGACAGCCCCGTGAATCCATGGCCCGTCGGAGCTGTGCACTTGGACAGGGCACTGCACGGCCCTAGCTCGACCTCCCGGAACAGTGAGGTGAGGAAGGAGCCGCTGGCGGGGCGGGGAAGGGACCGGGGAGGGCGGCGGGCAGCAGGGCCAGGGGCGCGCAGATGGCCCACCGAGCGGCGCCATTTACGGCCGTGCCGCAGGGCCAGGGCCAAGGCCAGAACGGGCGACCCCGAGCAGCACaggaggggcccctggggagAGGCCGCGGCAGAGGGAGTGGAGACAGGCaggggcgcggcggcggcgggcacTCACCTCCCCATGGACACGACGTAGCGCGGCTCGGGCATCTGGTCGTACACCTGGAAGAGACGGCGGGGTCTGGCCGCGGCTCGAGGCCGGGGCGCAGGCGGCGGGCCTCGGGGCCGGGCCTACCTTGCGGAGCGCGGGGGCCATCTTGTTGGTGAGCGTGCCGGCCACAATCATCACGTCGGACTGGCGTGGGCTGGCGCGGAAGACCACGCCGAAGCGGTCCATGTCGTAGCGCGGCGCGGCCATGTGCATCATCTCCACCGCACAGCAGGCCAGGCCGAAGGTCATGGGCCACAGGGAGCTCTGCGGGGGCAGGGCGCTCAGCTGGGGCCCGGTGCCGCCGGCCTGCCCCAGCTCGGGGCCCGGCCACCAGGCCTGCCCACGGCCGCCACGGCACCGCCACGGCACCGCCAGGCCCCGAAGGGTCACCGGCCCAGGGCGGTACCAGGAAGGGAAAACAAGCCACATCTGTGGGCCGGCACCTTCCGGCGGCCACGTTCCCGAAGCAGAACCCGAGCCCAGGTGAAAGGAGTGGTAACCGGTGGTTCAGGCCCAGCACGTCCTCGATCCGCGCTTTCAGCACAGCACGCCGGGCTCTGAGTGCCGGGAAAGCCGTACCTCGCACAGTCGAGACCCTGGGGCTAAGCCCCTGCCACTGACTCATTTGTAACACGTCCTAGGGTTCAAGGACTCCAAATGCCTATTCCTCCAGGAAGGCCTCCTGGCTGCCCTTGGCTGCCCTCTGACCACTTCCTCCATCCATTcggtgcctgcctctctcctgctgtACTTCTCTGCTTGAGCCTTCCCTGCCGTCCCTGCCTCGTCGGGGACCTGCACGGGGTCCTGCCCGCCTCACTCTGTTAACGCGGGCGCCCGGGCTACACAAGAAGGCGCCCTGGACAGCACTCAGGTGTGCACACTTAGGACAACACTGCAGCGGCCACATCCATGCTGGAGCCACAGACCCTGGCAGGACGCAGGGACACACGCACGCAGGAACGgaccccaggcacccccagcagaGCGAGAGGCGCTCCTATGagtcagagggagacaaagatgTGCACACAACACGCAGACTGTCCAGGCTGAGTACTGGGGCCTGGGGACAGGCTGTTCTCAGGTTTTTCCCAGGAAGGAACCCCTGTTCTAGACGCGCTCTGGTTTCCCAGTTAAAATATCGTCTACattgaaagagaaggaagaagaaacagaaacaggaaaTCTGCAGAAGGGAGGCGGTCGTGTTC from Neovison vison isolate M4711 chromosome 6, ASM_NN_V1, whole genome shotgun sequence encodes:
- the NDUFS7 gene encoding NADH dehydrogenase [ubiquinone] iron-sulfur protein 7, mitochondrial, producing MAALAAPRLLRPILALRSSVGVATQVRGVHSSVAADSPSSTQPAASTARAVLPKSAALPSSRGEYVVAKLDDLVNWARRSSLWPMTFGLACCAVEMMHMAAPRYDMDRFGVVFRASPRQSDVMIVAGTLTNKMAPALRKVYDQMPEPRYVVSMGSCANGGGYYHYSYSVVRGCDRIVPVDIYVPGCPPTAEALLYGILQLQRKIKREKKLRIWYRR